Proteins encoded in a region of the Neodiprion virginianus isolate iyNeoVirg1 chromosome 2, iyNeoVirg1.1, whole genome shotgun sequence genome:
- the LOC124297919 gene encoding geranylgeranyl transferase type-2 subunit alpha isoform X2: MRKEGIWDDEIFLMSEQMVLKNPDIYTLWNVRREAFGGIKWSQEDYVEQLKKELILTEHCLRANPKSYSVWHQRCWVNDHLPEPDWATELSLCAKCLNLDERNFHCWDYRQYVVKKAGIPEDEEFKFSTTKIETNFSNYSSWHYRSLILPKMFPDENGELPIREDKHIEELDLVMNATFTDPNDTSAWFYQRWLLNTRSTSTKTVWGIRMNEARIVIAFNKEVSLNKSNTQLKVDENLIDTEFRSCNAKNYTSVWIATFPENGVNLKRNSVVEVLHDGADYQLNWSLNDQAWAYKSELPCNQEHNVKHLSTQLENYKQLAEIEPENKWALLTGIILMKNIDAVKYHATILNDLDTLIRIDKKRSQYYKDLRSKYVIEFMIRHIFADKGIECEISQIVLPCMNLTTLWMERYMSFMEQINLAGNQLGDSLQKLCALQSCVKLSLSSNGIKSLQRFPTLESLRFLSLRDNKLSSLDEILDLVKRNNLTELDIRDNPVSNATDILTQLTMISPELKVFLTSQPGSNIDSSS; this comes from the exons ATG AGAAAAGAAGGGATATGGGATGATGAAATATTCCTTATGAGTGAGCAAATGGTTCTGAAAAATCCTGACATCTATACTCTGTGGAATGTACGCAGAGAAGCTTTTGGTGGAATAAAATG GAGTCAAGAAGATTACGTAGAACAATTGAAGAAGGAATTAATATTAACTGAGCACTGCTTACGGGCTAATCCAAAGTCTTATAGCGTATGGCATCAGAGATGTTGGGTGAACGATCATTTACCGGAACCAGACTGGGCAACGGAACTATCACTGTGTGCGAAGTGCTTGAATTTGGATGAGAGAAATT TTCACTGCTGGGACTACAGGCAGTACGTTGTAAAAAAGGCTGGCATACCAGAGGATGAGGAGTTCAAGTTTTCGACAACGAAAATAGAAACTAATTTCTCCAATTACTCGTCGTGGCACTATCGTAGTCTAAtattgccaaaaatgtttccGGATGAAAACGGAGAGCTACCTATTAGGGAGGATAAACACATTGAAG AACTTGATCTTGTAATGAACGCCACCTTCACTGATCCAAATGATACCAGTGCCTGGTTTTATCAGAGATGGCTTCTGAATACCAGGTCAACATCAACTAAAACTGTATGGGGAATAAGAATGAATGAAGCCAGAATAGTCATTGCTTTTAATAAGGAAGTGTCATTGAACAAGAGTAACACCCAACTCAAAGTAGACGAAAATTTGATCGACACAGAGTTCAGATCTTGTAATGCTAAAAACTACACTTCTGTGTGGATTGCAACTTTCCCTGAAAATGGGGTAAATTTGAAGAGGAATAGTGTCGTTGAGGTGTTGCACGACGGAGCTGATTACCAGCTTAACTGGTCCTTGAATGATCAGGCTTGGGCTTATAAAAGTGAATTGCCATGCAATCAGGAGCACAACGTCAAACACTTGAGTACACAGTTGGAGAATTACAAACAACTTGCAGAAATAGAACCAGAAAATAAATGGGCATTGCTGACAGGTATAATTCTCATGAAGAACATTGATGCTGTTAAATATCATGCCACTATTTTGAACGACTTGGATACCTTAATTCGGATTGATAAAAAGCGATCTCAATACTACAAAGATTTGC GAAGCAAATACGTAATAGAATTTATGATACGTCATATTTTCGCGGACAAAGGGATCGAATGTGAAATTTCTCAGATCGTTCTACCGTGTATGAATCTTACGACACTTTGGATGGAGCGGTACATGAGCTTTATGGAGCAAATAAATCTAGCTGGTAATCAATTGGGTGATTCGCTACAGAAACTTTGCGCTTTGCAGTCATGTGTGAAACTGTCTTTGTCAAGTAACGGTATAAAATCACTGCAGCGATTCCCAACGTTGGAATCCCTCAGGTTTTTGTCATTGCGGGACAATAAGTTGTCTAGTCTAGATGAGATACTGGATTTAGTTAAACGAAATAACTTGACTGAGCTCGATATACGTGACAATCCTGTTTCTAATGCAACTGACATTCTCACACAGTTGACCATGATTTCACCTGAACTCAAAGTGTTTTTAACTAGTCAACCAGGCTCAAACATTGATTCTTCATCATGA
- the LOC124297919 gene encoding geranylgeranyl transferase type-2 subunit alpha isoform X1 has translation MHGRVKVRTTAEQEELKKIERAKKVVQYRAGIDLIFKKRKEGIWDDEIFLMSEQMVLKNPDIYTLWNVRREAFGGIKWSQEDYVEQLKKELILTEHCLRANPKSYSVWHQRCWVNDHLPEPDWATELSLCAKCLNLDERNFHCWDYRQYVVKKAGIPEDEEFKFSTTKIETNFSNYSSWHYRSLILPKMFPDENGELPIREDKHIEELDLVMNATFTDPNDTSAWFYQRWLLNTRSTSTKTVWGIRMNEARIVIAFNKEVSLNKSNTQLKVDENLIDTEFRSCNAKNYTSVWIATFPENGVNLKRNSVVEVLHDGADYQLNWSLNDQAWAYKSELPCNQEHNVKHLSTQLENYKQLAEIEPENKWALLTGIILMKNIDAVKYHATILNDLDTLIRIDKKRSQYYKDLRSKYVIEFMIRHIFADKGIECEISQIVLPCMNLTTLWMERYMSFMEQINLAGNQLGDSLQKLCALQSCVKLSLSSNGIKSLQRFPTLESLRFLSLRDNKLSSLDEILDLVKRNNLTELDIRDNPVSNATDILTQLTMISPELKVFLTSQPGSNIDSSS, from the exons ATG CATGGTCGAGTGAAAGTCCGCACTACTGCGGAGCAGGaggaattgaagaaaatagaaaGGGCCAAGAAGGTTGTTCAATACAGAGCTGGGATTGACTTGATATTTAAAAAG AGAAAAGAAGGGATATGGGATGATGAAATATTCCTTATGAGTGAGCAAATGGTTCTGAAAAATCCTGACATCTATACTCTGTGGAATGTACGCAGAGAAGCTTTTGGTGGAATAAAATG GAGTCAAGAAGATTACGTAGAACAATTGAAGAAGGAATTAATATTAACTGAGCACTGCTTACGGGCTAATCCAAAGTCTTATAGCGTATGGCATCAGAGATGTTGGGTGAACGATCATTTACCGGAACCAGACTGGGCAACGGAACTATCACTGTGTGCGAAGTGCTTGAATTTGGATGAGAGAAATT TTCACTGCTGGGACTACAGGCAGTACGTTGTAAAAAAGGCTGGCATACCAGAGGATGAGGAGTTCAAGTTTTCGACAACGAAAATAGAAACTAATTTCTCCAATTACTCGTCGTGGCACTATCGTAGTCTAAtattgccaaaaatgtttccGGATGAAAACGGAGAGCTACCTATTAGGGAGGATAAACACATTGAAG AACTTGATCTTGTAATGAACGCCACCTTCACTGATCCAAATGATACCAGTGCCTGGTTTTATCAGAGATGGCTTCTGAATACCAGGTCAACATCAACTAAAACTGTATGGGGAATAAGAATGAATGAAGCCAGAATAGTCATTGCTTTTAATAAGGAAGTGTCATTGAACAAGAGTAACACCCAACTCAAAGTAGACGAAAATTTGATCGACACAGAGTTCAGATCTTGTAATGCTAAAAACTACACTTCTGTGTGGATTGCAACTTTCCCTGAAAATGGGGTAAATTTGAAGAGGAATAGTGTCGTTGAGGTGTTGCACGACGGAGCTGATTACCAGCTTAACTGGTCCTTGAATGATCAGGCTTGGGCTTATAAAAGTGAATTGCCATGCAATCAGGAGCACAACGTCAAACACTTGAGTACACAGTTGGAGAATTACAAACAACTTGCAGAAATAGAACCAGAAAATAAATGGGCATTGCTGACAGGTATAATTCTCATGAAGAACATTGATGCTGTTAAATATCATGCCACTATTTTGAACGACTTGGATACCTTAATTCGGATTGATAAAAAGCGATCTCAATACTACAAAGATTTGC GAAGCAAATACGTAATAGAATTTATGATACGTCATATTTTCGCGGACAAAGGGATCGAATGTGAAATTTCTCAGATCGTTCTACCGTGTATGAATCTTACGACACTTTGGATGGAGCGGTACATGAGCTTTATGGAGCAAATAAATCTAGCTGGTAATCAATTGGGTGATTCGCTACAGAAACTTTGCGCTTTGCAGTCATGTGTGAAACTGTCTTTGTCAAGTAACGGTATAAAATCACTGCAGCGATTCCCAACGTTGGAATCCCTCAGGTTTTTGTCATTGCGGGACAATAAGTTGTCTAGTCTAGATGAGATACTGGATTTAGTTAAACGAAATAACTTGACTGAGCTCGATATACGTGACAATCCTGTTTCTAATGCAACTGACATTCTCACACAGTTGACCATGATTTCACCTGAACTCAAAGTGTTTTTAACTAGTCAACCAGGCTCAAACATTGATTCTTCATCATGA